The following proteins are encoded in a genomic region of Comamonas resistens:
- a CDS encoding SWIB/MDM2 domain-containing protein: MATAKKATAAAPAAAPAAKKRTPNAAFMKPLTPSAALAAVVGKDPLPRTEIISKLWVYIKANNLQDAANKRMINADAKLKEVFGKPQVSMFEMAGLIGKHVK; this comes from the coding sequence ATGGCAACTGCAAAGAAGGCAACCGCTGCAGCACCCGCAGCAGCTCCCGCCGCTAAGAAGCGCACTCCCAACGCTGCCTTCATGAAACCCCTGACTCCTAGCGCTGCTCTGGCTGCAGTGGTCGGCAAGGATCCCCTGCCCCGCACGGAAATCATCAGCAAGCTGTGGGTCTACATCAAGGCCAACAATCTGCAAGACGCTGCCAACAAGCGCATGATCAATGCCGACGCAAAGCTCAAGGAAGTTTTCGGCAAGCCCCAAGTCTCCATGTTCGAGATGGCCGGCCTGATCGGCAAGCACGTCAAGTAA
- a CDS encoding flavodoxin domain-containing protein, with product MTVEWILTPDRLSAAMGLLAAYTGMCWGIGAKVRKQRLADEAQGSAPEGKTDAPAVLVVYSSQTGQAEALARATAAMLTERGLQVRLLAAQKLGAELLARYSQSLWLLSTTGEGDAPDQALGFVQGLMASQPDLQNHQSLVLALGDREYQQFCAFGLQVHEWLQACGARSQVVCVDNMDSQSLQDWQGLVTQMHQSLQGGKAGAPVSAPAQDWLQTPAAVPMVLSQRKLLNPGSQGGPLYWLEWKPQFGALPQWQSGDLVSLCVPADPERARDYSIASTPADGSLQLLVRQSTREDGSPGLASDWLCRGMAVGDVLPLTVREHAGFRLGENAGRPLILVGNGSGLAGLLSHIRARVQQGCGDQWLLFGERSPQHDALYGEQLQTWLVQGHLARLDRAWSRHATQSLYVQQLLNREAEEVVRWVERGAAIYVCGSLQGMGQGVHLALQAILGEAQVDAMLASGRYRRDVY from the coding sequence ATGACAGTGGAATGGATTTTGACGCCCGATCGCCTCTCGGCTGCCATGGGCCTGCTCGCGGCATACACCGGCATGTGCTGGGGTATCGGTGCCAAGGTACGCAAACAGCGTCTGGCCGACGAGGCCCAGGGCAGCGCGCCAGAGGGTAAGACCGATGCACCTGCAGTGCTGGTGGTGTATTCCAGCCAGACGGGCCAGGCCGAGGCACTGGCCCGCGCCACGGCCGCCATGTTGACGGAGCGGGGCTTGCAGGTGCGGCTATTGGCTGCGCAAAAGCTCGGCGCCGAGCTGCTGGCCCGGTATTCACAAAGCCTGTGGCTGCTGTCGACCACGGGCGAGGGCGATGCTCCAGATCAGGCATTGGGATTTGTACAGGGTCTGATGGCTTCGCAACCGGACCTGCAAAACCATCAAAGCCTGGTACTGGCACTGGGGGACCGCGAATACCAGCAGTTCTGCGCCTTTGGCCTTCAGGTTCATGAGTGGCTACAGGCCTGTGGCGCGCGAAGCCAGGTGGTCTGTGTCGACAATATGGACAGCCAGAGCCTGCAGGACTGGCAAGGCCTGGTCACGCAGATGCACCAGAGCCTGCAGGGGGGGAAAGCCGGTGCTCCGGTCAGCGCGCCGGCGCAGGATTGGCTGCAGACGCCGGCAGCCGTGCCCATGGTGCTGAGCCAGCGCAAGCTGCTCAATCCCGGCAGCCAGGGTGGGCCGCTTTACTGGCTGGAATGGAAGCCGCAGTTCGGTGCGTTGCCGCAGTGGCAATCTGGCGATCTGGTGTCGCTATGTGTGCCGGCTGATCCCGAGCGCGCGCGTGATTATTCGATTGCATCGACGCCCGCCGATGGCAGCCTGCAACTGCTGGTACGCCAGAGCACGCGTGAAGACGGCTCGCCGGGTCTGGCATCCGACTGGCTGTGCCGGGGCATGGCTGTGGGCGATGTGCTGCCATTGACTGTGCGCGAACATGCGGGCTTTCGCCTGGGCGAGAACGCCGGGCGTCCCTTGATTCTGGTGGGCAATGGCTCGGGTCTGGCGGGCTTGCTCAGCCATATCCGTGCACGCGTGCAGCAAGGGTGTGGCGACCAATGGCTGCTGTTTGGTGAGCGCAGCCCGCAGCATGATGCGCTGTATGGCGAGCAACTGCAGACCTGGCTGGTGCAGGGTCATCTTGCCCGCCTGGATCGGGCCTGGTCACGCCATGCCACGCAGTCGCTTTATGTGCAGCAGTTGCTCAATCGTGAGGCCGAGGAAGTGGTGCGCTGGGTGGAGCGGGGCGCTGCCATCTATGTCTGTGGCAGCCTGCAGGGCATGGGCCAGGGGGTGCATCTGGCGCTGCAAGCCATTCTGGGCGAGGCACAGGTGGATGCGATGCTGGCCTCGGGCCGCTATCGCAGGGATGTGTACTGA
- the rraA gene encoding ribonuclease E activity regulator RraA: MTNARAFSTCDLCDAQISDDSGDFRVLPPVFRSLGGHAYFAGEVRTVQCLDDNSLVRAALAEPGLGRVLVVDGGGSLRRALVGGNVAASAARNGWAGVLVYGCVRDVAELGATPVGLYALALNPMPTVKQGQGLRDVAVQIAGVPVRSGDWLYADEDGIVVSRRNLMA; this comes from the coding sequence ATGACGAATGCCCGTGCTTTCAGTACCTGCGACCTTTGCGATGCCCAGATCAGCGATGACAGCGGCGATTTTCGGGTTTTGCCGCCGGTTTTTCGCAGTCTGGGCGGGCATGCATATTTTGCGGGCGAGGTCCGCACCGTTCAGTGCCTGGATGACAACAGCTTGGTTCGGGCTGCATTGGCCGAGCCGGGGCTGGGGCGTGTGCTGGTCGTTGATGGCGGCGGTTCCTTGCGCCGTGCGCTGGTGGGCGGCAATGTGGCGGCATCTGCGGCCAGAAACGGCTGGGCGGGCGTACTGGTCTATGGCTGCGTGCGCGATGTGGCCGAGCTTGGTGCCACACCGGTAGGCCTTTACGCGCTGGCGTTGAACCCCATGCCCACGGTCAAGCAAGGACAGGGGCTGCGGGATGTGGCGGTGCAGATCGCCGGTGTACCCGTGCGCAGCGGCGACTGGTTGTATGCGGACGAGGACGGTATTGTCGTCAGCCGCCGCAATCTCATGGCTTGA
- a CDS encoding FAD:protein FMN transferase has protein sequence MTSSTPRVRFDASLWQLPRPATPANGISAGVASGAAVNFGGVHWQSARMQQQSDGRVHRLSGATMGTTWSLRLANPDYQPMEPVQALVQQVLDAVIAQMSNWEADSAISQFNASKPGQTQTLPAEFAHVLDAALHWAKLSGSAMDPSMGALVSLWGFGPRQKPLQPHAASLPLAQDIDRLLQSSGYRHLQWNADRCELLQPGGLELDLCGIAKGFAVDWVVQRLQAAGWQGGLFEIGGELRSWGRRPDDGLWRVQLGTGAEDESSPLVVSLGEGSFATSGDCWHRFSVAGRSYSHTLDPRTGWPVQHDLASVTVFHEECMHADALATVLTVLGPEQGMEFARQHAIAAVLTAHGQERRQLKSPAWIQRFGA, from the coding sequence ATGACCTCCTCAACCCCCCGCGTCCGCTTTGATGCCAGCCTGTGGCAGCTGCCACGGCCTGCAACGCCTGCAAATGGCATATCCGCAGGTGTGGCGTCCGGTGCAGCAGTCAATTTCGGCGGCGTGCACTGGCAGTCAGCGCGCATGCAGCAGCAAAGCGATGGCCGTGTTCATCGCCTGAGCGGCGCCACCATGGGTACGACCTGGTCGCTGCGGCTGGCCAACCCTGACTACCAGCCCATGGAGCCTGTGCAGGCGCTGGTTCAGCAGGTGCTGGATGCCGTGATTGCCCAGATGAGCAATTGGGAGGCAGATTCGGCCATCAGCCAGTTCAATGCATCAAAACCTGGGCAAACGCAGACACTGCCTGCGGAGTTTGCTCATGTTCTGGATGCGGCTTTGCACTGGGCCAAGCTCTCGGGCTCGGCCATGGACCCCAGCATGGGGGCGCTGGTCTCGCTCTGGGGCTTTGGTCCGCGCCAAAAACCTCTGCAGCCGCATGCGGCCAGCTTGCCTCTGGCTCAGGATATTGACCGCCTGCTGCAATCCAGTGGCTACCGCCATTTGCAGTGGAATGCCGACAGGTGCGAGTTGCTGCAACCTGGTGGACTGGAGCTGGACCTGTGCGGTATAGCCAAGGGCTTTGCCGTGGACTGGGTGGTGCAGCGCCTGCAAGCCGCTGGCTGGCAGGGCGGCTTGTTTGAAATTGGCGGTGAGCTGCGCAGCTGGGGTCGCCGGCCTGACGACGGCCTTTGGCGGGTGCAACTGGGAACGGGTGCGGAAGATGAAAGCTCCCCCTTGGTGGTGAGCCTGGGGGAAGGCTCTTTTGCTACCTCGGGCGACTGCTGGCATCGGTTTTCGGTGGCAGGGCGCAGCTACTCACACACGCTGGACCCGCGCACGGGCTGGCCGGTGCAGCATGACCTGGCCAGCGTCACCGTGTTTCATGAAGAGTGCATGCACGCCGATGCTTTGGCGACGGTGCTGACGGTGCTTGGGCCTGAGCAAGGCATGGAGTTTGCACGGCAGCACGCGATTGCCGCGGTGCTGACGGCGCATGGACAAGAGCGGCGGCAGCTGAAGAGCCCCGCCTGGATTCAGAGATTTGGGGCATGA